CGAGGTAGCAGTAGTTCGAGGGAGCCATCACGGCGCGGTGTCCGGCCCTGGCCGCGGCGATCCCGCCCTCGGTGCCGCGCCACGACATGACCGTGGCGCCGGGCGCGAGCCCGCCCTGGAGAATCTCGTCCCAGCCCAGCAGGCGGCGGCCCTTGGCGGCGAGGAACGTCCCGATGCGGTGCACCAGGTAGCTTTGCAGTTCATCGACGTCCTGCAGTCCCTCCCGCCGCATCCGGGCGGCACATTCGGGGCAGGTGCGCCAACCCCATTTCGAAGCCTCGTCGCCGCCGATATGGATATATTCCGAAGGGAAGAGCCCGATCACTTCGGAGAGCACGCTCTCAAGGAATTCGAACGTCTGCTCGTTGCCGATGCAGAAATCGGAGTTCGTGTAGGGTTTGCCGCTGCACGAGAGTTCGGGGTAAACGGCCAGCACCTCCTCGCTGTGCCCCGGCATCTCGATCTCGGGAATCACCTCGATATGCAGGGCACGGGCGTATTCGACCACTTCGCGGATGTCGTCCTGCGTGTAATAGCCCCCGGCGGCCGCCGGGTCGTCGCGGTGGCAGTAGCGTTTGCCGCCGAAGTTCCATCCCTCCCAGTCGGGATAGGGACGCCAGGCGGCGATGTCGGTCAGGGCGGGGTATTTTTTGATTTCGATGCGCCATCCGGCTCCGTCGGTCAGGTGCCAGTGGAAGCGGTTGAGCTTGTAGCGCGCCATGAGGTCGAGCTGACGTTCGACGAACTCCTTGTCGCGGAAATGGCGCGAGACGTCGAGCATGAAGCCCCGGTAACCGAAGCGCGGGGCGTCCACGATCGTGACGGCCGGAATGCGGCGGCCGTGGTGCCCGGCCAGTTGTGCGAGCGACTGGAGTCCGTAGAACAACCCTGCGGCATCGGGGGCCGTGAGCGTGATCTTTGTGCGGGAGACGTCGAGACGGTAGCTTTCGGGGGCGCCGTCGCCCGTACGAAGCAGTTCGAGTGCGGGCATGTCGCCGTCGGAGGCCTCGGCAAAGGAGGCGGGGAAGAATCCGTCCGCGGCACGCTGCATCCACGCCGCGAGGTCGGCCTTGTCCTGCCCGTCGAGGTCGGTCGTGTAGAACAGCTTGGCAGGCATACGGAAGGCACCTTCGCCCCACGTCACCTGCTGCGGGGCCGGGATGATGCCCGTGGCCGGGCACCCGCCGCCGGCGCACGAAGCAAAGGCGAAAGCGGCAAGGCAAAAAGAGATAAGCGTGATTTTTTTCATAAGGTCTTTAGGTCGGGTACAACAACAAATCGGGATGAACCGGCAAAGCCGGAGGAGGGCGGAGCGAGCCGTGGCCGCAGCCGGAAGGGCGCCGCCGGAGAACAGCCAGCCAAAGGCAAACCGCAGCCGAAAACCGTCGGAGGACGGGGACAGCCGGAAGCAAGTGCAATCCGCGTCCGGAAACCGTCGGGGAACGGGGACAGCCAAAAACCGGAGCAACCCGCGTCCGGAAACCGTCGGGGAACGGGGACAGCCGAAAACCGGAGCAACCCGCGTCCGGAAACCGTCGGGGAACGGGGACAGCCGGAAACCGAAACCGCCGACAGGCCACGACAGGCCGCGACGGGCCGCCATCCGGGGCGGGTTTGCAGCCCGAAGCAGAGACAGCCCGAAGCAGGGACAGCCCGAAGCAGGGACAGCCCGAAGCAGGAGTATGAAAAAGGCCGTGCAACCCGGCTTATGCCGGGGTCGCACGGCCCCTGTCGGTCTATAAGCGGACTAATTCCACTTGGTGTCCATCATCGTCGGGTTGGAGCTGCCGCCGACGGCATCGTAACCGTGGCCCGTGAGGTCGCGCACGATATTGCCGGAACCGCTGTCGTTGGGCTCCCAGGCGTTCATGCGCCAGTAAGCGAGCAGCCCGTCGGACGTGGGGTCGACATAGTTCATGTTGTTGGCGATCTCGGATTGCGAGAGGGCGCGTGTCCATACGCGGCACTCGGCGACATAGCCGTTCAGCGTACGGCCGCCGCCATAGGAGGCTCCCAGGTAGAAACCGCCCGAATTGTCGCTCGTCAGGTCGATGGTCTCGCCCTGCGTTTCCACGCCCGTGGCATACTGCCCGTTGATATAGATGTCCCACGAAGAGCCCGTCCAGACTGCGGCGACGTGGTACCACTTTTCCTTGTCGAACGGCTTGTCGGTAGCTGCGGGCTGGTAGGAGTCGTGACAGATCTGGATGCAGTCGGGATCGACCTTCACGTCGCCGAAACGTACGCCGCAGATGCCCTCGATACCCATGATGGAGCTGATATAAGGATCGCGGGTCTGGAAGCCGAGCATGTATACGCGGGCTTCGAGCGTGAGCTGCGGAAGGGCTGCCAGGTCGGAATTCTCCTGGAACGAAGTCACCTTGTAGATGTTGCTCGATCCCAGGTAGATCGCCTTGCTGATCACCGGGGTCTTCAGCACGATGAAGAGCGTGCGGCTCGGTTCGAGCACGGTCATCCCGCCCGATACGGTCTTGATGCTCACCGGGACGCAATAGGTCACGCCCTCGGCGAACTCCGAGACGGACGTCACCGTGAAACCGATCTCCGAAGAGGTGTTGTAGCCGGCCAGGATGGTCGCTTCCGTCGAGCTGAGCGAATAGCTGTCGGCGGGCGGGATCTGGTAGTTCTTGCCGTATTTGTCGTTATAGGCGGCCAGCAGGTCGGGGCGCACTTCGAGCTGAATGTGGATGTCATGCTCGGCGACCACCGAGGCGGAGACGGTGATCGAGGTCTCGGCAGGGGGTTCGTCGATGGTCATGGATTTGTCGGGATTGCTCTGCGCATCGGTCATGTAGATCGCAGGATAGGTCTCCGCAGTCTCCTGACAGCCCGTGACCGCAGCGGCGGCGAACAACAGCGGAGCGACCAAATATTTCAGTTTCATAGTTCTCTTGTTTTAGGTTTAGTTTGCAGGGGCGAAAATCTCGGCCTCGTTCATGCTGGTATACCCGGTCACCCGGCCGACGTATACCCGGATGTAGCGGGCCTTCACGGTCTTCTTGAACCGGAATATCTTCCAGCCTTCGTCCGTGAGTTTGGGGACGAACGAAATTTCGTTGGTCAGGCTGAACCAGTTGGTGCCGTCCTCGCTGTACTGGAAATCGGTACATTCGGGGTTGGAGTCCTCGTAGTAGATATGCCAGCGGAAGCCGTTGATGTCGTAGGCCTTGTCCAGCGTGATGATGAAATTGCCGCCGTTCCCCCACGAATAGGACGCACTCGCGGCATACCAGCAGTTGGAGTCGAGTTTGCCGTCGAACATGCGGGCTTTCTGCGTATCGGAATCGAGGTTCCAGACGCCGTTGGCGCCGCTCGAAGCGGTGCCCTGGTAGCAGACGATCGTCCAGCCGGAAGCCGGTTCGATCTTCACGCCCGTGAGCGCCGTGGCATCGACGTCGATCTCCATCGCCGCCACAGTCACCAGCACGTAACGCACCAGTGTCTCCTTCGAGGTGTAGACATCGCCCTGCGGAAGCTCGACGACGATGGGGAGCAGGTAGTATCCCTTCTCGATATTGGCGGAGCTTACGGTAACGGACGCCTCATCGGACATGAAGTCCCCGGCCGCCACGCTGAGCGTGCCGAGCGACACCCGTGCGGGGTCGATCGCCTCATAGGAGGTGCCGTGCTCTTCGTTGTAGGACTCGACCAGCGAGTTGTCCAGCGCCAGCGGGAACGAAACGTCGGCAGGGGCGGGACGCGCCAGCTCGACCCGGATTTTTTCGTCCACCTCGCCCGTGATGGTACCGTCGTCCCCGACCAGGAACAGGTATTTGGACAGGGCGGTCGAGGTCAGGCCGACGATCAGGTCGCCGCCGGCGGGGTTCACATCCTGGATCGCCTCGCGCATATACTTGTAAGGCATGGCCGAATTCCCGTACTCGTACTCCATGTGGTAGGCACCGAAACCGGCGCCGAAACCCTGCGTGGGGTTGAAGCGCGCCATGCCCAGCAGCGAGTTGACCCACTGGCCGTCGCGGCACTCATGCGACACGCCGCCGTTTTTCCAGAGGGACTCGAAGTTCTCGGCGAAGATATACTGCTCGGGCTTCCAGCCTTTCTTATCGGCTTCGTCGAAGCGACTCTGCAAATCGGTATAGCCGTAGGATTTATAAGCCTGCACGATGCCGTAGTCGAAGCAGTCGGCCACATCGGCATGCACGGCATAGGGCACGCCGTCGATCATAAGCAGGCGTCCCGTCCCCGACTTGGGGCCGACGTATTTGCTCATGGCGAGGATCAGCTTCCTGAACAACTCGTTGTCATGCCCCACGAACGGCCCCGAAGCGCCGTAGCCGGGTTCGTAGTCAATGTCGATGCCGTCGTAGCTGTACTTGTCCATCGAGTCCTTGCAATAAGCCTTGGCATAGGCTTCGATGGCCTCGTCGGTGTATTCGCCGCCGCCGATCTCGGTGAGGAACGGCTCGGGCATCTTGTCCGAGAAGATCGTGAAGGTCACCTTCGTGCCCTTGATCTTCTGCACGAACTCCTTGTCGGCGATCTGCTCGGGGGTCAGCGAATGCCACTGGCTCCAGATGGAGATGATATCCATCGAGTCGGGAGCGCTCTGCAGGCGGGTCTGGTAGGATGCGCCCACGGCCGTCCACGAACCGTACCAGCCGAAAGCGATCTTGTGCTTGGTCTTTTTGTATTCGCGCAGGGCCTGGTAGTAGGCATTATCGCGCAGGATGGGCGACTGCTGGTCGGGATGCTGCGTAATTTCACGCTCGGGATCCGTCCAATCCGAACAAGCGACGAAAAAGGCACCCACGATCGCAAGGGCCGCGACGTATTTCAAGAAATTTTTCATCTTCCGTGTTGTTTTTAGGTTCATTATTTCTTATCCCACCAGAGTTTCGTACCGCCGGTATCGGCTCCGCCGAGCAGTGCGGTGGCAGCCGCCACGCCGGCGGCATTGTTCGAGTACTCCGAACGCGGGAAGGTCATACGGCGCACCTGGACGTTGGTATCGACCTTGCCGCCGCTGAGGTTGTTGACGATCGGGATCACCTTGGGGTAGCCCGTGCGGCGGAATTCCGACCAGGCTTCCTGCCCGTTGGGGAACATGGCGATCCACTTCTGCGTGATGATCCGTTCGAGTTTCTCCTCGTCCCCGGCGCCGGCATTCCACTTCGGGGTGACGGACGAAGGTTTCGAGGCGTTGTATTTCGTCGAGGCGGCCGAAGCGTCTTCGAACGCCTGGGGCTCGGCCGTGCTCTGGGCATAGGCGGCAGCGGCAGCGGCCGTGAGCCCGTGTTCGAGGAACGACAGCTCGATACCCGCCTTGTAGAACGATTCGTCGTCACCGCCCATCTCCCAGCCGAGCATGGCACCCTCGGCCCGCAGGAAAGCGGCCTCGGAAGCGAGGAACCACACCACGGGCGTATCCTTGGCGACGTTGGGCACCGAAAGTCCGGCATAGTCCGCCTTGAGCATCGTGCTGAGGCCGCTGCGGACGCCGTGGTACTTGCTGTCCTCGCAGGTTTTGAAATAGGCCGGCAGGCGCGGATCCGCATAACCGTTCATGTAAGCGTCGATGGTCGCACCCATGCGGGTGTCGTTATAGGCGTTCCACGTCTCTTCGAGCGGGTTGTACACCTGAACCGAACCGGAACTCTTGAGCCACGCCCCGTCGTCCGAAGCGGTCATCACCCCGTCACTGACGGCCTCCTCGGCATAGGTGCGGGCAAGAGCGGGTTCGACGAAACGGATGCGCATGGCCATGCGGAGCTTGACCGAGTTGGCCAGCTTGAGCCACTTGGCATAGTCGCCCTGGTAAACGGCGTCGACCTTCTGCAACGGCCTGGCGTCGCCCGCATTGGCCGCGTACTCCTTCAGCACCACGATGGCGGCATTCAGATCCGTGAGAAGGTTCTTGTAGACGGTCTCCTGCGATTCGTAGGGGTTTTCGGTCTGGCCGAAATTCGAAACGGGGATCGGGCCGTAGATGTCGGTGGTACGCTGGAGGGCCATCACCTTGATGACCTCGGCAACGGCGAAGACGTCGTCGGTAACCTGCCCGTTCTGGTAGGCGTACTTGAGGTTGAGCCATGCAGGCATCACATTGGTGAAAGCCACCGAGAAGGGATAGTTGTTGTAATCCGTACCGTCGAGGTCGTAGGTACAGGTATAGCTGCCGCCGTTGAAGGCCTGGATCGGGGAGAGATAGCCGCCGAAGGCGTCGCCCATCAGGTTGCAGGCACGCTGGAACTCGTTGGCCCCCACGTCGCTGCACGGAATCACGGCATCCATTTGCATGGTGGTGATGTAGGTCTTCTTGTCGACCGACTGCACCGCATCGGGATTGGTGTTGAAGGATTCGAAGTCACCGGTACAGGCGGCAAGCGCCGCGGCGGCGAAAAATCCTATTGTATGATTGAATCGTTTCATTGGTCTGAAGTTTTAGAATTGGAGTCTTACGCTGAAGCCGATAGTCCGGGAGCTGGGCTGCATGAAATAGTCGAGCCCCTGGTAATAGGTACCCGTGGAAGCGGTGATCTCGGGATCGAACGGCGCCTTGTTGTAGATCATCCACAGGTTGCGGCCCACGAGCGACACGGTCATGCCGACCTTGTCGTTGAACCACCTGGAAGGAAGGTCGTAGCCCAGCGTAAGTTCACGCAGGCGGACGTTGGTCATGCTGTAAACGTAGTGTGAAAGCATCGAAAGCCCGTTGCCGTTGTTGGCATAGAAGACCCTGGCATCGGGGATTTTCTGATCCTCGGAGATCCAGACGCCGCCGTTTTCACGGGCGTCGGCCGAATCCTGCGAGGCACCCCAACGATCCATCAGGGCCTGCGTCGCCGAGACGCCCTGGCCGCCGATGCGGGCATCGAACAGCACGCCGAGGTTCACGCCCTTGTAGGAGAACCGGTTGTTCCACCCCAGGCGGAAGCGGGCTTCGGTATTGCCGCCGTAAAGCCACGTGTTGGGATCGGTAGTGACGGTATTGGTATTCGGGTCGACATAGATGCGCCCCTGGTCGTCGGTCTTGAGCCCCGTCACGTAGAAGTCGCCGATCGAACCGCCCTCCTTGATCTTCATGCGGTAGCCGCCGTAGTCCATGTTCACCTCGTCGATGGTGATCAGGTTGCCGGCCACGTCGCGCGTCCCCTCGGGGACGAGTTCCTTGATCTTGTTGCGGTTCATCGAGAAGTTGACGTTGGTCGACCACGAGAAGTCGCGCCACTTGTTCTTGTAACCCAAGACCGCTTCGATACCCCAGTTGTTGACCTTGCCGGCATTGACATAGGCACGTTTGTAACCGGTGCTGGGAGGTGCATCGTAGCTGAAGAGCTGGTTATAGGTGTTGGTGTTGTAATAGGTGAAGTCCATCCATATCCTGTTGCCGAGGAACTTGGCGTTCAGACCCGCCTCGAACGACTTGGTGCGCTCGGGCGTGAGGTTGACAGCCGGGGCATAGGAGTCCGACGAAACGATACCGCCGGTCAGCAAGGGGGTGTTCACACCGGTGATGAACCGCTGCGGGGCGTTGCCCACCTCGGCATACGAGCCGCGCACCTTGAGGAACGAAATGCCGGCTTTGGAAAGGTCGGCCATCGAC
This Alistipes onderdonkii DNA region includes the following protein-coding sequences:
- a CDS encoding glycoside hydrolase family 18, whose product is MKNFLKYVAALAIVGAFFVACSDWTDPEREITQHPDQQSPILRDNAYYQALREYKKTKHKIAFGWYGSWTAVGASYQTRLQSAPDSMDIISIWSQWHSLTPEQIADKEFVQKIKGTKVTFTIFSDKMPEPFLTEIGGGEYTDEAIEAYAKAYCKDSMDKYSYDGIDIDYEPGYGASGPFVGHDNELFRKLILAMSKYVGPKSGTGRLLMIDGVPYAVHADVADCFDYGIVQAYKSYGYTDLQSRFDEADKKGWKPEQYIFAENFESLWKNGGVSHECRDGQWVNSLLGMARFNPTQGFGAGFGAYHMEYEYGNSAMPYKYMREAIQDVNPAGGDLIVGLTSTALSKYLFLVGDDGTITGEVDEKIRVELARPAPADVSFPLALDNSLVESYNEEHGTSYEAIDPARVSLGTLSVAAGDFMSDEASVTVSSANIEKGYYLLPIVVELPQGDVYTSKETLVRYVLVTVAAMEIDVDATALTGVKIEPASGWTIVCYQGTASSGANGVWNLDSDTQKARMFDGKLDSNCWYAASASYSWGNGGNFIITLDKAYDINGFRWHIYYEDSNPECTDFQYSEDGTNWFSLTNEISFVPKLTDEGWKIFRFKKTVKARYIRVYVGRVTGYTSMNEAEIFAPAN
- a CDS encoding DUF1735 and LamG domain-containing protein, with protein sequence MKLKYLVAPLLFAAAAVTGCQETAETYPAIYMTDAQSNPDKSMTIDEPPAETSITVSASVVAEHDIHIQLEVRPDLLAAYNDKYGKNYQIPPADSYSLSSTEATILAGYNTSSEIGFTVTSVSEFAEGVTYCVPVSIKTVSGGMTVLEPSRTLFIVLKTPVISKAIYLGSSNIYKVTSFQENSDLAALPQLTLEARVYMLGFQTRDPYISSIMGIEGICGVRFGDVKVDPDCIQICHDSYQPAATDKPFDKEKWYHVAAVWTGSSWDIYINGQYATGVETQGETIDLTSDNSGGFYLGASYGGGRTLNGYVAECRVWTRALSQSEIANNMNYVDPTSDGLLAYWRMNAWEPNDSGSGNIVRDLTGHGYDAVGGSSNPTMMDTKWN
- a CDS encoding SusD/RagB family nutrient-binding outer membrane lipoprotein codes for the protein MKRFNHTIGFFAAAALAACTGDFESFNTNPDAVQSVDKKTYITTMQMDAVIPCSDVGANEFQRACNLMGDAFGGYLSPIQAFNGGSYTCTYDLDGTDYNNYPFSVAFTNVMPAWLNLKYAYQNGQVTDDVFAVAEVIKVMALQRTTDIYGPIPVSNFGQTENPYESQETVYKNLLTDLNAAIVVLKEYAANAGDARPLQKVDAVYQGDYAKWLKLANSVKLRMAMRIRFVEPALARTYAEEAVSDGVMTASDDGAWLKSSGSVQVYNPLEETWNAYNDTRMGATIDAYMNGYADPRLPAYFKTCEDSKYHGVRSGLSTMLKADYAGLSVPNVAKDTPVVWFLASEAAFLRAEGAMLGWEMGGDDESFYKAGIELSFLEHGLTAAAAAAYAQSTAEPQAFEDASAASTKYNASKPSSVTPKWNAGAGDEEKLERIITQKWIAMFPNGQEAWSEFRRTGYPKVIPIVNNLSGGKVDTNVQVRRMTFPRSEYSNNAAGVAAATALLGGADTGGTKLWWDKK
- a CDS encoding family 20 glycosylhydrolase, coding for MKKITLISFCLAAFAFASCAGGGCPATGIIPAPQQVTWGEGAFRMPAKLFYTTDLDGQDKADLAAWMQRAADGFFPASFAEASDGDMPALELLRTGDGAPESYRLDVSRTKITLTAPDAAGLFYGLQSLAQLAGHHGRRIPAVTIVDAPRFGYRGFMLDVSRHFRDKEFVERQLDLMARYKLNRFHWHLTDGAGWRIEIKKYPALTDIAAWRPYPDWEGWNFGGKRYCHRDDPAAAGGYYTQDDIREVVEYARALHIEVIPEIEMPGHSEEVLAVYPELSCSGKPYTNSDFCIGNEQTFEFLESVLSEVIGLFPSEYIHIGGDEASKWGWRTCPECAARMRREGLQDVDELQSYLVHRIGTFLAAKGRRLLGWDEILQGGLAPGATVMSWRGTEGGIAAARAGHRAVMAPSNYCYLDFCQDDPTREPVAAAAFLTLAQAYSYDPAPDSLGADVVPMILGVQGNLWCEHVPTAEHAEHMIWPRLLAIAEVGWSAPERKDYDDFHARVLDAVAWMQQRGYHPFDQKNAVGPRPESLDTLHCLSTGRQVVYRTPYSPKYPAAGDASLTDGLCGGWNYGDRRWQGWLDTDVELVVDLGERQPVKRIAACFMQGFYADIWMPRAVEISVSDDDRHYTPLAAVENDIPFEYKQDCYREFGWSGQTAARYVRLKALHNGHPGGWIFTDEIIVE